Part of the Deltaproteobacteria bacterium genome, CAGCGGGGAGGGCGTCCGATTCCCTTGGCTGAAGTGGCGCAAATAAAGGACGGCATCGAAGAACAACGGTCGCTGGCCTTAGTGAACGGTATCCCCGCTATCGGCCTGGACATTTTAAAACAGTCAGGCGCTAACACCGTAGGCTTGGTCGACCGGGTGAAGAAGGAGATCGAGGTTATACAAAAAGAGCTTCCTCCCGGGACCACCATCGAAATGGTCCGGGACGCCTCCATCATGATCCGCGACTCCGTGCGGGATGTGGAGGAGACCTTGATTCTCGGCGGGCTCCTGACCATCCTCATTGTCTTCTGCTTCCTCAATTCCTGGCGGTCCACGGTCATTACCGGCCTGACCCTGCCCATTTCGGTTATCTCTTCCTTTACGGTCATGTATTTCTTGGGTATGACCCTGAACGTGCTGACCCTGATGGCCCTTTCTCTGGCCATCGGCATGCTTATCGACGACGCCATCGTGGTCCGGGAAAACATCGTGCGCCATCTCGAGCGCGGGGAGGACCACTTCACGGCTGCGCGGGAAGGAACGAGCGAAATCGGGCTGGCCGTGCTGGCCACGACCATGTCCGTCATCGCTGTGTTCATTCCCGTGGCCTATATGAAAGGAATCGTGGGGCGGTTTTTCTTCCAGTTTGGGATTACGGTCGCTTTTGCCGTCCTGGTCTCGCTGTTTGTCTCTTTTACCCTGGACCCCATGCTCTCTTCGCGCTGGGTGGACCCGGATATCGAGCGCAAAGGGAAACGGCACTTTCTCGCCCGCATCCTCGACCACTTCAATCATTGGTTCGACCGGACGGCGGATGGATACCGGAAGGTGATCGGCTGGGCCCTGGATCACCGGAAGATCGTCCTCTTTGTGGCTACGGTAGCCTTCTTCGCCGGCCTTGGTGCTTTTAGAGTTCTGCAAACGGAGTTTTTCCCCAATTACGACCAGGGTGAATTTCAGGTGAACTTCAAGAGTGCGCCGGATGCCTCCATGGAAGAGACCCAGAGTCGGTTGGCCGCGGTCCAGGAGGCGCTGAAGGAGATCCCCGAGGTGAAACATACCTACGCCACCATCGGAGCTGGAGATACAGGAACCGTGCGCGACGCCATGGTGTTTGCTAAACTCAAAGAACGGAAGGAGCGGAAGCGCAAACAGGAAGAAATTCAGCGGGATCTGAGGCAACGCATCGAGAAAATCCCCGGCATTCTTCCGACCATCATGGAAGCGGGGAGAATGGACAATCAGAAACCCTTGGTGATCAATGTCCGCGGCGAAGACATCGCCTTGCTGAAGAAATACGCGGCGGTGTTGAAGGAAGAAATCTATAAAATTAGGGGAATCGTCGATCTGGAAGTAACCCTGGAACAGGATATCCCGGAATTCCGCTTGGTCGTTGACCGGGAGCGGGCCGTGGATGCCGGAGTGATGACCGGAGACATCGTCCGAACTGTAGGCGCTCTGGTGGGAGGACAGGCAGTGACTACCTACGAAGATGAGGATGGAGACGCGGTAAACGTGCGGGTGAGGTTACCGTTGGCCCTCCGGCAAGACCCGACCCAGGTTGAAAGGTTACGGCTGGCCGTGCCCAAGCCGAATACCCTTCCCGCGCTGGTCCCGCTGGGGAACGTGGTTAATTATGGGATGAGTACAACGCCGTCGGAAATTAACCGGCAGGACTTGACTCGCCAGGTGGTGATCACGGCCAATCTCGATGGACTCCCTCTGGGAACGGCCGT contains:
- a CDS encoding efflux RND transporter permease subunit; amino-acid sequence: MFLSNLSIKRPIFATVMMLVLVTLGIFSYRKLAIDMFPDVEIPVVSVVTKFPGSSPETVEREVSKRIEEAVNSISGVKHVMSTSRESVSNVVLMFHLEVRVNDAAQEVRAKVGAIRGTMPQGIEEPIIQKLDFATFPIASLAVRSERLSPRDLTTLVEKKVKRRFENISGVGKVDLVGPSKREVNVNIDPLRLEALGMGVDEVIAGLQSENVNTPLGRLNRGGTEYPLRISGKPDAVEQFKTMVIAQRGGRPIPLAEVAQIKDGIEEQRSLALVNGIPAIGLDILKQSGANTVGLVDRVKKEIEVIQKELPPGTTIEMVRDASIMIRDSVRDVEETLILGGLLTILIVFCFLNSWRSTVITGLTLPISVISSFTVMYFLGMTLNVLTLMALSLAIGMLIDDAIVVRENIVRHLERGEDHFTAAREGTSEIGLAVLATTMSVIAVFIPVAYMKGIVGRFFFQFGITVAFAVLVSLFVSFTLDPMLSSRWVDPDIERKGKRHFLARILDHFNHWFDRTADGYRKVIGWALDHRKIVLFVATVAFFAGLGAFRVLQTEFFPNYDQGEFQVNFKSAPDASMEETQSRLAAVQEALKEIPEVKHTYATIGAGDTGTVRDAMVFAKLKERKERKRKQEEIQRDLRQRIEKIPGILPTIMEAGRMDNQKPLVINVRGEDIALLKKYAAVLKEEIYKIRGIVDLEVTLEQDIPEFRLVVDRERAVDAGVMTGDIVRTVGALVGGQAVTTYEDEDGDAVNVRVRLPLALRQDPTQVERLRLAVPKPNTLPALVPLGNVVNYGMSTTPSEINRQDLTRQVVITANLDGLPLGTAVKRVQEAAKHLTMAPGYQIVFSGEAEDMAESFAYMAEALVLAVIFVYLILAAQFESFIDPLAIMFSLPLSIVGMAGMLFFTRGTINMMSLIGLIMLMGLVTKNAILLVDFTKTLRSRGISRREALITAGRTRLRPILMTTLAMIFGMLPLALALGQGAEMRAPMARAVIGGLITSTLLTLLVVPAVYTVLDDIGGWIRHRWEGKKEAQE